Genomic segment of Primulina tabacum isolate GXHZ01 chromosome 11, ASM2559414v2, whole genome shotgun sequence:
CCTATCGGTTAAAAGGAGTACTCGTCATCAGTGAAAAGGACGTAGCCCAACTACCGATAGATTGTACAAAGAGCAGCAGGAACGCCGTATTTTAGaaaagctacagtgtacgactgtcagaggAATGTTGACATGGaaaacaacggatataaagattcaaaatgcattGATTGTTACCATTGGAAGCAAAgactataaatagccgagaagagcagctgagaagaGTTTACCGAGTTATCAATATATTGAAATCTCATTACAAGTGTTCAGCATATATTCTTTCAAAGCTTATTCAATAACTTTCAAGCTATACATCGAGCTAAAAAGCACAAAGCACTTGCTGTTGTAATATTCGATCTAGTAAAGATCAGTTGGAAAAAAAAATCTTCATATCAGTCGAGTACTGATAAATTTAAatgatactaagagttttagtcttggcagtgataagtccaaactgaagtgggtttgtacaagtagttgtatagatcaaatttttttagtgaatatcctatcttcaagatataaggggtgacgtagggttgattgaaatctccgaacatccacaaaatTTTGTGTCtcttaatttcagttttattctatctgtcattcagtttatttccgcacttttattagttaactgattTACATTAACAAACAAGATTCCTGAGTTCAGTTTATCATTAAACTAACTCATTATTtgaaaaggttgtgaaaattgtaaagtgtttattcaacctccccttctaaacactttttcacCTCCCATCCGATCCTATCACTTTTCttgtcaaatctcataacacctttcataggtgctactttcacaaatacgtggtccTTACTGCAAACTCTAGTTCTCTTCGTCATTTgtcggcataactcttttgtcgccTTTGAGCAGTCTTTatcctatctcggattttgactactagctttGCTGTCTCTTTGATCAAGTGCGGACCGAATTCTACTCTTTCActaacctcgtcccaatgtataGGTGATCTACACTTTTTCCCATAAAGTGTCTCGTAATGTGCCATACCTATAGAagattgatagctattgttataggtgaactccactagaggtagatttgtttcccaacttccttgaaaatcgatcacacaagctcggaaTAGATCcttgaaaatttgaatcaccctttcggactgaccatcggtttgaggatgaaacGCAGTGCTGAACAACAACTTTGTTCCCAtcgctgaatgcagactcttacagaaagacgatgtgaacctcggattTCTGTAAGAAACAATCGATACTGGAATTCCATGGAGTCGGAttatctctcggatatatatCTTTGCGtactgtgtcatggtgaatgtcttcttaataggtagaaagtgTGCTGATTTCGtgagacgatcaactatcacccaaatggcattgaattCTCTAATAGTCCTTgacaatcccacaacaaaatccatagtaatatttttcaatttccaCTCGgtaataggaagtggcttaatctTTCCTCTTGGCCTCTAATGCTCTGCCTTAATTTGATGGCATGTCAAACATTCAGACAAAAAACAtaagatgtctcgcttcatacccggccaccaatacaatgactgcaTATCCTTATACCTCTTCGTATGTACATGATGAATGGAGTATGGAGTATTATGAGCTTCTTTCATAATAACCTATCTCAGTGAATCAcaactaggaacccatagtcgatcTCTATATCGAACTATGCCATCCTCCTCGAAATACAACTTCCGACCTTTAGATTTATCTCTCAGTCTCcatttttgcaactgctcatcagaagaCTGACCTTCACGGATTCTATCCCTCGGAGTTGACTGTACTGTCATAGTAGCAAGATTAGGAGCCTCGTTCCTAGCATACACTGCAAGCTCGAATCGTTGAATCTTTGCTTGCAATGGTCTTTGAACTATAAATTGAGCGATAACAGCAGTCTTTCTACTCAAAgcgtccgcaactacattagcttttctcggatggtagctaatatcgcagttgtagtctttcaccaattccagccatcttcgttgcctcatattaaactctttttgggtgaagaagtacttcaagcttttatggtcagtgaaaatcttTCACTTgtccccatataagtaatgtctccaaaccTTGGGAGCAaatactactgctgcaagctcaatgTCATGAGTCgagtaattcttctcatggaccttcaactgcctagacgcataagctatcactaggtcgttttgcatcaggactgtgcctaaaccaagcttcaaaGCGTCTGTATATAGAACATACTCTCCGTGCCCCGCTGACATCGACAGAACTGGCGCTAAAGTCAATGCATGCTTCACCTTCTCGAAACTCTCTTGGCATTCTGATCCCTAAATATACTTTGCATTCTTttcgtcaaggcggtcaagGGTATCACAATAGAAGAGAATCCTTGAATGAACTCCAGTAGTAGCTAGCTATATCCAAGAAACTACAGATCTTGGTTATGCTCTTAGGTACTGGCCATTATCCAACTGCCTCGATCATGCTTGGATCGACCTCGACTCCATATCTAGAAATAATGTGGCataagaacgccactctctcgagccaaaactcgcacttgctgaacttagcgaaTCACTTTCGATCTTGCAATATTTGTAGTGTCGTTCTCAAGTGTTGACTATGCTCTTCTTTGCTCCTCgagtaaatcataaaatcatctatgaaaactatGATAAACTGATATAGATACGGCTGAAaaacgcgattcatgagatccatgaagatcgctggtgcatttATCAACCTGAATGGCATCGTCATAAACTCGTAGTATCCATATCTCGTCCTAAAATCCTTCTTATGAATATAAGACTCCTTCaccttcagttgatggtatcccgaacgaagatctatcttcgagaaaattgatgctccttgcaactgatcaaacaagtcttcgattctaggcaaaggatacttattcttgatgctgactctattcagctctttataatcaatgtagagtcgcatactaccatccttcttcttcacgaataacGTCGGTGTGTCCCATATAGAACAACTCGGGCAAATAAAATCCCTGTCCAAcaactcttgaatttgatcATTCAGCTCTTTCATTTcggcgggtgctagacgatagggtgccttagaaattgacACAGTGCccgacatcaactcaatagaaaagtCCACCTCTCAATTCGGTGGAATGACAAAAATGTCCTCAGGAAAGACAATAGGAAAGTCTCTAACAacctcaacatcctctagcttctGTCTGACAGGAACAAGTGTtgaagtaacacatgctagaaaagcttggcagcctCGCCTCATAAGTTTTCTCGCACAGATACAGGAGATAATGTACGGAATTTTCTTGTTCCTTgctgcctcaaagacaaaagatttcccaCTGGGTGGTCGAATACTGACATCTGTCGAAAATCTATGGAAGATTCATTCgaagatagccaatccatgccaagaatgatgtcgaattcaGGCATCAGGAGTACGACAAGATATGCCCGAACCACATCGTTTTTTAAACGAAGCTCCAAATTGTTCACAATACTCGTAGTAACCATTTGATCACCAGAAGGAATGAAAACTTTAAAGCCCAATCCCAAATCTTTAGGTATAATCTTTAGTCGCGTGATGAACGTTTTGGATAtgaatgagtgtgtagctcctgaatccagcaatgcataggtagctacacctaaaaTGAATATCTTTCCTGCGACAATATACTATTAAATCCAATTGCATTGAAACTTAaagaatttctatcattaattacccaaaatttcttgaaaattatcACTTTTAACACCAAATaactttcgaaaattgcattacAACCCTTAAAGTTTCGAAACTCTTTCTTTTAGCcctaaaaatttcgaaaattgcatttaTATCCCAATAAATTTTCGAATTCAATCGATTTAGTCCCCAAACTCTCGAAATTCATTGTTTTGATCCCTAAAATTCTAGAAATTGCGGAAATAGCCCTTATTTATctagaattttaaaaacaacCCCTAAACttcttaaaattttcaatttagtccctaaatattttaaattccaCATTTCACCTTAGAATTTTCGGTTTTCTCAATTTCAGTCCCTGGAACCCTTAAAAATTACGGTTTAGCCCTTGAAATCTCGTCCAAGTGCAATTAAGCCCTAAATCTCTAGGTTTTTGCACTTTggtccttaaaattttcggaaaATACCATATATTCTCTAAAATTCTCGATTTCTCCATTTTAAGCTCTAAAattcttatttttgttttattcatttatttGCATTATTAATGCTTATGTTTTATGCTCAATTTCTATAATTCTCAATGTCGTCCCTTAAATACAactaaggtagagcatgcaacctattttCCTCTAAGTTCATCATTATCTcaatcaattctaataaccaatttaacatttcatgcaacaaaatcaatataaaaatgttaaacaacTAGGTTACCAATTATCCAAGTCGTGTCCGGCTCTTCCTCAGCCTCCTCAGCATGTATAACATAAGTTCTGTCAACAGTTGATCCTTTCTTCTTTGGGTAGTCCATGGATTTATGTCCTTCCTCcttttgtcacgccccgagcccggGCCCGCGGCTACGTTACTGCACAATGGGctcctatagcaactacttcgtattcgtcctcgctttacgaaaatgattaatccaagttgctatagaagtccattgtaagccattataaactcattttaaatctttcatttttcagatgtgggacaagggtatcacaatcacccctccttCAGAACTGCGACGTCCTCGTCGCGGCCTGACCCATTGATCCACCAGTaccgagaatctagaggtggctcctacaggttcaagagatggctcccgtcatgtagcaatcttgccccgcaggttcaagaggtggctcccatgcacgtagcactttgccccgcatagcacttatttctTGGTGTTCCATGCCGGTGACCGGATTTGATACCATTTTGTTACGCCCCGAGCCCGGGCCCGCGGCTGcatgactgcacaatgggcccctatagcaactacttcgtattcgtcctcgctttacgaaaatgattaatttaaattgcTATAGAAGTTcattgtaagccattataaactcattttaaatctttcatttttcagatgtgggacaagggtatcacatTGAGTATGAAGCACTTGTATGTTCCCCACATGTACTTTGGTGATTGCATTCTTTGCAAAGTGGCCTCTCTTCATTTTTTGGTGCTTCAGACTGTGGTGGCTTCTATTGGCCCGGCTTCTTCCACTAtccttggggcttttgctgGCCTTGAGCTTTGGGAGGTCCCGTAAATTGCTTCTTGACTGGCTGAGAGTTCTGTGGGTGCTGCTGTCTTTTGTGATGCATCTCAAAGTCAATATCTTTCAGGTCTTGCTCAGCTTGTAAATCACAAGCAGTGGCAGCTGCATAATCCGCCGGTCGCATAAACAGCACATCACAGCGTATAGTAGGTCGAAGACTGTAACGCCCGAAAACCCGAACACactaaccacatgcatgcatgaaaattatttgaaatttatttaaatgatcgGTCTAGAAGCATGTTTAAATATTTGCATtgtttaatgattatttaatcgaATGTTATGAATGTGAACTTTATGTAGTCGATTACGCGATGCACGGCAAAATACGAGACAACCGGGgacaattttattaaaatttctatttttaGAAGTTTAGGTATTAGAAACTCTAGATTTAGTAAGTCCAAAATAGGAAAGCGACAATCTATTTATAGTAAGGGACAAACTTAATCGGTAAC
This window contains:
- the LOC142519686 gene encoding uncharacterized protein LOC142519686, which translates into the protein MDYPKKKGSTVDRTYVIHAEEAEEEPDTTWIIGATHSFISKTFITRLKIIPKDLGLGFKVFIPSGDQMVTTSIVNNLELRLKNDVVRAYLVVLLMPEFDIILGMDWLSSNESSIDFRQMSVFDHPVGNLLSLRQQGTRKFRTLSPVSVRENL